In Bufo gargarizans isolate SCDJY-AF-19 chromosome 6, ASM1485885v1, whole genome shotgun sequence, a single genomic region encodes these proteins:
- the LOC122942055 gene encoding protein kinase C theta type-like translates to MGSSEKIKEDPKSNGKRKRSRDGSKSSGPKNKRPCPKEEHGERKKSNGDGSKSSRPKNKRPCPKEEHGDRKRSEDGSKPSGPKKKRPCPEEIHGKNAKKESKKRKREDSSCGSLKRPKTGGSKSKEEEEPRPGPSNVPQSCPTDENRISINRFTFGRMIGQGAYGKVFLASDNITKKMLAIKIVTKGLSAKAEKQLQLEKKILQLTSESPFLVNSCMTFQTKKHWCFAMEYASGGDLRSHLRKKERLPITSARFYAAEITSGLQFLHTMGFIHRDIKPSNILIDASGHLKIADFGLAINNMDGLNKNAGTPGYMAPEIIAGKKYNAAVDWYSFGIVLYQLTTGAKTCNCKVSDLPEHHLDTETENIIEELLCEDPSRRLGINGCIRQHPFFQQIDWGDLEDLKMPPPFIPGNPSEKNPGLQAPQE, encoded by the exons ATGGGGTCTTCAGAAAAAATTAAAGAAGACCCTAAATCAAATGGAAAGAGGAAGAGAAGTAGAGATGGGTCAAAGTCATCAGGACCCAAAAATAAAAGACCATGTCCTAAAGAGGAACATGGCGAGAGAAAAAAGAGTAATGGAGATGGGTCTAAGTCATCAaggcccaaaaacaaaagaccatgTCCCAAAGAGGAACATGGAGACAGAAAGAGAAGTGAAGATGGGTCAAAACCATCAGGGCCCAAAAAGAAAAGACCATGTCCCGAGGAGATACATGGCAAAAATGCAAAGAAAGAATCTAAAAAAAGGAAGAGGGAAGATAGCTCATGTGGGTCCTTGAAAAGGCCTAAAACTGGCGGATCAAAGTCCAAGGAGGAAGAGGAGCCAAGGCCAG GACCGAGCAATGTCCCTCAAAGCTGCCCTACAGATGAAAACCGAATTTCCATCAATAGGTTTACATTTGGGCGAATGATTGGCCAAGGAGCCTATGGAAAA GTCTTTCTAGCATCAGACAACATCACCAAGAAGATGCTAGCAATAAAAATTGTGACCAAAGGACTTTCAGCTAAAGCAGAAAAACAGCtccagctggaaaaaaaaatccttcagcTGACATCTGAAAGTCCTTTCTTGGTGAACAGCTGCATGACTTTCCAAACCAAG AAGCACTGGTGTTTTGCTATGGAGTATGCTTCTGGAGGAGATCTAAGAAGCCACCTCAGAAAAAAAGAACGTCTCCCAATCACCAGTGCCAG ATTCTATGCAGCTGAGATAACATCAGGCCTCCAGTTCCTGCACACAATGGGTTTCATCCATCG aGATATAAAACCATCAAACATTTTGATTGACGCCTCAGGTCATCTTAAAATAGCTGACTTTGGATTGGCCATCAATAATATGGATGGATTAAACAAAAATGCAGGAACACCGGGCTACATGGCTCCAGAG ATCATTGCAGGGAAGAAGTACAATGCAGCTGTTGACTGGTACTCCTTTGGCATTGTCCTTTACCAGCTGACAACAGGAGCAAAAACCTGCAACTGCAAAGTGTCAGATTTacctgaacatcatcttgacacTGAGACGGAGAACATCATTGAGGAG CTACTGTGCGAAGACCCAAGCAGACGACTGGGCATAAATGGCTGCATAAGGCAACATCCCTTCTTCCAGCAAATAGATTGGGGGGATCTGGAAGATCTTAAAATGCCACCACCATTCATACCAGGCAAT CCATCAGAGAAAAACCCTGGACTCCAGGCCCCTCAGGAGTAA